One genomic segment of Streptomyces sp. RerS4 includes these proteins:
- a CDS encoding valine--tRNA ligase: MSALPTDTNDDQTLEWGAPGSALEEAQAEVGRRIAMEALEAGRQALELDAKTAFRTTDAAAHPA; the protein is encoded by the coding sequence ATGTCAGCTCTCCCCACCGATACGAACGACGACCAGACCCTCGAATGGGGAGCTCCGGGCAGTGCTCTGGAGGAGGCGCAGGCGGAAGTCGGCAGACGTATCGCGATGGAGGCGCTGGAGGCCGGCCGCCAGGCGCTCGAACTGGACGCGAAGACGGCGTTCCGCACCACCGACGCCGCGGCGCATCCCGCGTAG
- a CDS encoding proline hydroxylase: MTAPAFTHEVLADLAAGRCAAVRVPGFLSRERCREVLGALREREFDSYGKARVDPPVMRFGVGVSDHMAAGEVADGYWKALEGHREAWEGLGLSFDPFRFSREALAAHWPPGVAVGRRGGRELGDGVAREPNQGFQVHFDDALREYTGDLLDVPLVGQFAFNLYLSVPPSGGETVLWRHRWQPEDEAYRLPASYGYDEAVVRGAESFELTPRVGEALLIDPRYFHAVRPSHGGRRIALGFAVGLGTSGQFLTWA, translated from the coding sequence GTGACCGCGCCGGCCTTCACGCACGAGGTCCTCGCCGACCTCGCCGCAGGCCGGTGCGCGGCCGTCCGGGTGCCCGGATTCCTGTCCAGGGAGCGGTGCCGCGAGGTGCTCGGGGCGCTGCGGGAACGGGAGTTCGACTCCTACGGAAAGGCCCGCGTCGATCCGCCGGTGATGCGGTTCGGGGTGGGCGTCAGCGACCACATGGCGGCCGGCGAGGTCGCCGACGGCTACTGGAAGGCGCTGGAAGGACACCGCGAGGCCTGGGAGGGGCTGGGCCTGTCCTTCGACCCCTTCCGCTTCTCGCGGGAAGCCCTCGCCGCGCACTGGCCACCGGGGGTGGCGGTCGGCCGCCGGGGCGGTCGGGAGCTGGGCGACGGCGTGGCCCGCGAGCCGAACCAGGGCTTCCAGGTCCACTTCGACGATGCCCTGCGCGAGTACACGGGGGACCTGCTGGACGTTCCCCTGGTCGGCCAGTTCGCCTTCAACCTCTACCTCAGCGTGCCCCCGTCGGGCGGCGAGACCGTCCTGTGGCGGCACCGCTGGCAACCCGAGGACGAGGCGTACCGGCTGCCGGCCTCCTACGGCTACGACGAGGCGGTGGTCCGCGGCGCCGAATCCTTCGAGCTGACACCGCGGGTCGGCGAGGCCCTGCTGATCGATCCGCGCTACTTCCACGCGGTCCGCCCCAGTCACGGGGGCCGCAGAATCGCCCTGGGCTTCGCGGTGGGGCTCGGCACGTCGGGCCAGTTCCTCACCTGGGCCTGA
- a CDS encoding PhzF family phenazine biosynthesis isomerase, which produces MDLLRYVAFSTDPQGGNPAGVVLDATGLDEATMAATAAEVGYSETAFVVPRQDGALDIRYFSPQNEVPFCGHATIATAVAHAQRHGVGDLLLHTKAGRVPVTTSAGPDGTVVATLVSVEPRTEPLADADLAELLAALRWSPADLDPALPPRVAYAGAWHPVIAAASRERLADLDYDMTALGDLMARRDWTTIALVRRESEHVFHARNPFPPGGTVEDPATGAAAAAFGGYLRALGIVDTPAVLRIHQGVDMGRPSLITVGVPAGRNSGIEVTGTAVPIS; this is translated from the coding sequence ATGGACCTGTTGCGTTACGTGGCCTTCAGCACCGATCCCCAGGGCGGGAACCCGGCCGGGGTGGTGCTGGACGCCACCGGCCTCGACGAGGCGACGATGGCCGCCACCGCGGCGGAAGTCGGCTACTCGGAGACGGCCTTCGTCGTCCCCCGTCAGGACGGCGCGCTCGACATCCGGTACTTCAGTCCGCAGAACGAGGTGCCCTTCTGCGGCCACGCCACCATCGCCACCGCGGTCGCCCACGCCCAGCGCCACGGCGTGGGCGACCTGCTGCTGCACACGAAGGCCGGACGGGTCCCCGTGACCACCTCCGCCGGCCCGGACGGCACGGTCGTCGCCACCCTGGTGAGCGTGGAGCCCCGTACGGAGCCCCTGGCCGACGCCGACCTGGCCGAACTCCTCGCCGCACTGCGCTGGTCCCCCGCCGACCTCGACCCGGCCCTGCCGCCCCGGGTGGCGTACGCGGGGGCGTGGCACCCGGTGATCGCCGCCGCGAGCCGCGAGCGGCTCGCGGACCTCGACTACGACATGACCGCCCTCGGTGACCTGATGGCACGGCGGGACTGGACCACGATCGCCCTGGTCCGGCGCGAGTCGGAGCACGTCTTCCACGCCCGCAACCCCTTCCCGCCCGGCGGAACGGTGGAGGACCCGGCCACCGGCGCCGCGGCCGCCGCCTTCGGCGGCTACCTGCGCGCCCTGGGCATCGTCGACACCCCGGCGGTGCTGCGCATCCACCAGGGCGTGGACATGGGGCGGCCGAGCCTGATCACGGTGGGCGTGCCGGCGGGCCGGAACTCCGGGATCGAGGTCACCGGGACCGCGGTCCCGATCAGCTGA
- a CDS encoding RidA family protein has product MSVDVRRRLAELGLRLPEVSPPKGAYVPAVLSGGFVFVAGQIPMTDGELTQTGRVGAEVAPARAKELSRQCALAALAAVDSVAPLETVVRVVKVVGYVASAPDFTQQAGVVDGASELLVDVFGEAGRHARSAVGVGILPLNTPVEVEIVVQVSQTRRPSPVVS; this is encoded by the coding sequence ATGAGCGTTGACGTACGCCGGCGGCTGGCCGAGCTCGGGCTGCGGCTACCGGAGGTGAGCCCGCCCAAGGGGGCCTACGTACCCGCCGTGCTCAGCGGCGGCTTCGTCTTCGTCGCGGGTCAGATCCCGATGACCGACGGGGAGTTGACCCAGACGGGCCGGGTGGGCGCCGAGGTCGCGCCCGCACGGGCCAAGGAGCTGAGCCGGCAGTGCGCGCTGGCGGCGCTGGCGGCCGTGGACTCGGTGGCCCCGCTGGAGACGGTGGTGCGCGTGGTGAAGGTGGTCGGCTACGTCGCCTCCGCGCCCGACTTCACCCAGCAGGCCGGGGTGGTCGACGGGGCCAGCGAGTTGCTCGTGGACGTCTTCGGGGAGGCCGGCCGGCACGCGCGCAGCGCCGTCGGCGTCGGGATACTGCCGCTCAACACGCCCGTGGAAGTCGAGATCGTCGTCCAGGTCTCGCAGACCCGCCGGCCGTCCCCGGTCGTCAGCTGA